Proteins from a single region of Ziziphus jujuba cultivar Dongzao chromosome 1, ASM3175591v1:
- the LOC107403317 gene encoding pectinesterase QRT1, with protein MEYLLSVLGALVVILVVLLGGFQVGFSASSLSRKNYISWEDLKVDEQKDLRSNSGDEYHNGGGRVIVVDKNGGGNSRTVQGAVDMVPEHNTQRVKIYILPGIYREKIFIPNTKPYISFIGQQNQTTRTIITWNNKASDKDKNGKELGTYRSASVAIESDYFCATGITIQNSVVAVPGGRGMQAVALRIAGDKAMFYKVKILGTQDTLLDDIGSHYFYKCYIQGSVDFIFGRSRSLYKDCDIHSIAKETGAIAAHHRDSPSENTGFSFVNCVVTGTGSVYLGRAWGDYARIIYSYCLLSNIIIPSGWTDWNHPSRQKTVEFGEYHCRGQGAHTRGRVPWLKSFSEDEIRPFLGLKFIDGEQWLRL; from the exons ATGGAGTACTTGTTATCTGTTCTTGGTGCTCTTGTTGTGATCCTAGTGGTTCTTTTGGGTGGTTTTCAAGTTGGTTTCTCTGCAAGTTCTCTGTCTAGGAAGAATTATATCAGTTGGGAAGATTTGAAGGTGGATGAGCAAAAGGATTTGAGATCTAATTCAGGTGATGAATATCACAATGGAGGAGGTCGTGTTATTGTGGTTGATAAGAACGGTGGAGGAAACTCTCGAACAGTTCAAGGAGCTGTTGATATGGTTCCAGAGCATAACACACAGAGGGTCAAAATTTACATTCTTCCGGGAATTTACAG AGAGAAGATATTTATACCAAATACAAAGCCATATATATCATTCATAGGGCAGCAGAATCAGACAACCAGGACCATAATAACTTGGAACAATAAGGCATCAGACAAAGACAAAAATGGTAAAGAACTTGGAACATATAGGTCAGCTTCTGTAGCCATAGAATCTGATTATTTCTGTGCAACTGGAATCACTATCCag AATTCTGTAGTTGCGGTGCCTGGTGGGCGTGGAATGCAAGCGGTTGCTCTGAGGATTGCAGGTGATAAAGCAATGTTCTACAAAGTTAAAATCTTGGGGACTCAGGATACACTTTTGGATGATATTGGATCACACTACTTCTACAAGTGCTACATCCAAGGCAGTGTTGATTTCATTTTTGGCAGATCTAGATCACTTTACaag GATTGTGATATCCATTCAATAGCTAAGGAAACTGGAGCCATTGCAGCACATCATAGGGATTCACCAAGTGAAAATACGGGATTCTCTTTTGTAAACTGTGTAGTGACCGGTACTGGAAGTGTCTACTTGGGAAGAGCATGGGGAGACTATGCAAGAATAATTTACTCCTATTGTCTACTCTCTAATATCATAATCCCCTCAGGATGGACAGATTGGAACCACCCTTCAAGACAGAA GACTGTAGAATTTGGCGAATACCATTGCCGAGGACAAGGAGCACATACTAGAGGTAGAGTGCCATGGTTAAAGTCTTTCAGCGAAGATGAAATAAGGCCTTTCCTGGGATTGAAATTCATTGATGGAGAACAATGGCTAAGACTATAG
- the LOC107403320 gene encoding small ribosomal subunit protein uS10c, protein MAVSSISATLVPSLPFPKSSPFSHSNPKLSSFSLASANCSLKLRALKPSQSFTRVYAAPEVLESQDTLQPPPETLDGSGSDASEVGGSEIPSTSSLSVGADADKLAPKQKIRIKLRSYWVPLIEDSCKQILDAARNTNAKTMGPVPLPTKKRIYCVLKSPHVHKDARFHFEIRTHQRLIDILYPTAQTIDSLMQLDLPAGVDVEVKL, encoded by the exons ATGGCTGTCTCTTCCATATCTGCAACCCTTGTTCCTTCTCTTCCATTCCCCAAGTCTTCACCTTTTTCTCATTCCAACCCAAagctctcttctttctctttggcCTCTGCTAACTGTTCCTTGAAGCTAAGAGCTCTAAAACCCTCACAATCTTTTACTAGAGTTTATGCTGCTCCTGAAGTCTTAGAATCGCAAGACACTCTACAACCCCCTCCAGAAACTCTAGATGGGTCCGGCTCTGATGCCAGTGAG GTTGGAGGTTCTGAGATTCCCAGCACATCGTCACTTAGTGTTGGTGCTGACGCTGATAAG TTGGCACCAAAGCAGAAAATCAGGATAAAGCTTAGGTCTTACTGGGTGCCTCTGATAGAGGACTCCTGCAAGCAGATATTGGATGCGGCGAGGAATACTAATGCAAAAACAATGGGTCCAGTGCCCTTACCAACCAAAAAGCGAATCTACTGTGTTCTTAAATCACCACACGTGCACAAGGATGCAAGGTTCCATTTTGAGATTCGTACTCATCAGCGCCTGATTGATATTCTTTACCCAACTGCACAAACGATAGATTCTTTGATGCAACTTGACCTTCCTGCTGGAGTTGATGTGGAGGTCAAGCTTTGA
- the LOC107434541 gene encoding uncharacterized protein LOC107434541 isoform X1 has product MSGNGNCFVEWKEQFVCQERGNRVVHYFLKDSAGESVLAVVGTERSVRHMFYVVAEEFLQVHGKESNIHAGFKWRSRREVVDWLTSMLSKQHLHGDQSVTESPTRDRSQASGLPEMIRVTGTRKQGPDYTGHLAKNFKGHNSDIVWSGIAWMCGKQLKHYPAFCRNGITIAIQSFVFVMAKGENRYLAYLEDMYEDKRGQKKVRVRWFHHNQEVKGVIPLRNPHPKEVFITPYAQVISAECVDGPATILTEEHYEKCLTVFPHALLAKVHLCHRQFRSNRVKPFDLSKLRGYFDQPILSCLDPAFLQKPEFISNSLIEAEGDELSPNENVKLGAKRTRSGTEQSRLRSCTGGRQMMTYGPYQNLNCDFSGGRLFSLKHVGQPWFTPPFKANEKIELLCQDSGIRGCWFRCTVLQASRKQIKVQYDDVQDEDGSGNLEEWIPAFKLAMPDKLGIRRSGRPTVRPAPDKGQTDLALEVGAVVDAWWSDGWWEGVVTGVEDCGDDVQVFIPGESLRLNINKRDLRISREWLGDQWFNIEAKPDVISAITATSISGTNPCLSSSIGKDVKSDALASSSIEAPASTNCDIAEEENLNGTASASSDGLSKSMDWVNGDNSPSLKESGHDDDFVDTNDSCDNIDNMQGNDGDDKDDNDHDEGRVGMEMLETSGQSCKAVEVMEVTV; this is encoded by the exons ATGTCTGGAAATGGTAACTGTTTTGTGGAATGGAAAGAGCAATTTGTTTGTCAGGAGCGGGGCAACCGAGTGGTTCACTATTTCTTGAAGGATTCTGCTGGAGAATCCGTCCTTGCAGTGGTGGGCACTGAAAGGAGTGTTAGGCACATGTTTTATGTTGTAGCTGAGGAGTTTCTGCAAGTTCATGGAAAGGAAAGTAACATTCATGCTGGTTTCAAATGGAGGTCGAGAAGGGAGGTTGTGGATTGGCTTACATCTATGCTTTCAAAGCAGCATCTTCATGGAGATCAGTCTG TTACAGAATCACCTACACGTGATAGATCGCAAGCTTCAGGGTTACCTGAAATGATTAGAGTTACTGGTACACGTAAACAGGGACCAGATTACAcg GGCCACCTTGCAAAGAATTTCAAAGGACACAATTCAGATATTGTTTGGTCAGGCATTGCATGGATGTGTGGTAAGCAGCTCAAGCATTACCCAGCATTCTGCAGGAATGGGATAACAATAGCG ATtcaatcttttgtttttgttatggcAAAGGGAGAAAATCGTTACCTTGCTTATCTGGAAGATATGTATGAAGACAAAAGGGGTCAGAAAAAGGTTAGAGTGAGGTGGTTTCATCATAATCAGGAAGTGAAGGGTGTGATTCCGCTGCGAAATCCTCACCCAAAAGAAGTTTTTATCACACCATATGCACAAGTCATTAGTGCAGAGTGTGTTGATGGTCCAGCCACAATCTTAACCGAAGAACATTATGAAAAATGCTTGACAGTTTTTCCTCATGCTTTGTTAGCTAAAGTACATCTGTGTCATCGGCAGTTCAGAAGTAACAGGGTGAAACCCTTTGATTTGAGTAAATTGCGTGGCTATTTTGATCAACCAATTCTCTCTTGCTTGGATCCTGCTTTCCTCCAAAAGCCGGAGTTTATAAGCAATAGCCTGATTGAAGCAGAAGGTGATGAACTGAGTCCAAATGAAAATGTAAAGCTGGGAGCTAAGAGGACCAGAAGTGGGACAGAACAGTCAAGACTGAGAAGTTGTACTGGGGGCCGGCAGATGATGACGTATGGACCTTATCAAAACTTAAACTGTGATTTTTCAGGTGGAAGATTATTTTCCCTCAAGCATGTGGGTCAGCCTTGGTTTACCCCACCGTTTAAGGCCAATGAAAAGATAGAATTGCTATGCCAAGATAGTGGCATCCGAGGCTGCTGGTTTAGGTGTACAGTCTTGCAGGCATCTAGAAAACAGATAAAAGTCCAATATGATGATGTGCAAGATGAGGATGGATCTGGCAATCTTGAG GAATGGATCCCAGCTTTTAAATTGGCTATGCCCGATAAACTTGGCATCAGGCGTTCAGGACGCCCAACAGTACGGCCAGCCCCTGATAAAGGGCAAACAGACCTAGCTCTTGAAGTTGGAGCTGTGGTTGATGCATGGTGGAGTGATGGCTGGTGGGAAGGAGTTGTGACTGGAGTCGAAGATTGTGGTGATGATGTGCAAGTTTTCATTCCTG GTGAAAGCTTACGCTTAAACATAAACAAAAGGGATCTAAGAATATCCAGAGAATGGTTGGGGGACCAGTGGTTTAATATTGAGGCTAAACCTGATGTAATCTCAGCTATAACTGCGACTTCTATCTCAGGCACTAACCCATGCTTGTCCTCAAGTATTGGCAAAGACGTCAAGTCTGATGCTTTAGCTTCTTCAAGTATTGAAGCTCCTGCTAGCACGAATTGCGATATTGCTGAAGAGGAAAATCTCAATGGAACTGCATCTGCCAGTTCTGATGGCCTTTCCAAGAGTATGGACTGGGTCAATGGTGATAACTCACCATCATTAAAAGAAAGTGGTCATGATGATGATTTTGTTGACACCAACGACAGTTGCGATAACATTGACAATATGCAAGGTAATGATGGTGATGACAAAGATGACAATGACCATGATGAGGGCAGAGTAGGCATGGAGATGCTTGAAACTTCTGGCCAGAGCTGTAAAGCGGTAGAAGTAATGGAAGTGACAGTATAG
- the LOC107403316 gene encoding serine acetyltransferase 1, chloroplastic — MSASFVGSSFIPVPVKTRYTHKAHRTKATCLDSSSRTQIKAGHFPDRLCIDDSVFKYLKYYRPSSTNLLFITTPIPNQQDLFENHTSVKDGAKKDEVWMKMREEARFDVEQEPILSHYYSTSILSHNSLESALASQLSIKLSNSGIPINTLYEIFIDIFKEDEYTVRAVREDLKAVKVRDPTCTSYVQCFLNFKGFLACQAHRVAHKLWLQGRKPLALLIQNRVSEVFAVDIHPGAKIGSGILIDHATGVVVGETAVIGNNVSILHNVTLGGTGKVYGDRHPKIGDGALIGTGTCILGNIKIGDGAKVGAGSVVLKEVPSRSTAVGNPARLIGGKNPVRLDKTPSLTMDQTSHITEWSDYVI, encoded by the coding sequence ATGTCTGCTTCTTTTGTTGGCTCATCGTTTATTCCCGTACCTGTTAAAACCAGGTATACTCATAAGGCACACAGAACAAAGGCCACCTGTTTGGACAGTAGTTCAAGAACACAAATCAAAGCTGGCCATTTCCCAGATCGTCTTTGTATCGACGATTCTGTCTTCAAGTACTTGAAATATTACAGACCTAGTTCGACAAATCTCCTTTTCATCACAACCCCTATCCCAAACCAACAGGATCTATTTGAGAATCACACAAGTGTTAAAGATGGTGCAAAGAAAGATGAAGTATGGATGAAAATGAGAGAAGAGGCTCGTTTTGATGTTGAACAAGAACCGATATTGTCCCACTATTATTCCACTTCAATTCTGTCTCATAATTCGTTGGAAAGCGCCCTTGCGAGTCAACTTTCTATCAAACTGAGCAATTCTGGCATTCCCATCAACACCCTCTATGAAATCTTCATCGATATTTTTAAAGAAGATGAATATACTGTGAGAGCCGTCAGAGAAGATTTGAAGGCAGTAAAAGTGAGAGATCCAACATGCACAAGCTACGTGCAGTGTTTCTTGAATTTCAAAGGCTTTCTTGCATGCCAAGCACACAGGGTTGCCCACAAGCTATGGCTACAAGGTAGAAAGCCCTTGGCTTTGTTAATCCAGAACAGGGTTTCTGAAGTTTTTGCGGTGGACATCCATCCCGGGGCTAAGATCGGAAGTGGGATATTGATCGACCATGCAACCGGAGTGGTGGTCGGAGAGACTGCTGTGATCGGAAATAATGTGTCAATTCTGCATAATGTGACTTTGGGAGGGACTGGTAAGGTCTATGGGGATAGGCACCCAAAGATTGGTGATGGCGCGCTGATAGGGACTGGGACTTGTATTCTAGGGAACATCAAAATTGGTGATGGAGCTAAGGTTGGGGCTGGTTCAGTGGTCCTGAAGGAAGTTCCATCCAGGTCTACTGCAGTTGGGAACCCAGCTAGATTGATTGGAGGGAAGAATCCAGTTAGGCTTGACAAGACTCCTAGCTTAACCATGGACCAGACTTCTCACATAACTGAATGGTCTGACTATGTTATCTAG
- the LOC107434541 gene encoding uncharacterized protein LOC107434541 isoform X2, with the protein MSGNGNCFVEWKEQFVCQERGNRVVHYFLKDSAGESVLAVVGTERSVRHMFYVVAEEFLQVHGKESNIHAGFKWRSRREVVDWLTSMLSKQHLHGDQSESPTRDRSQASGLPEMIRVTGTRKQGPDYTGHLAKNFKGHNSDIVWSGIAWMCGKQLKHYPAFCRNGITIAIQSFVFVMAKGENRYLAYLEDMYEDKRGQKKVRVRWFHHNQEVKGVIPLRNPHPKEVFITPYAQVISAECVDGPATILTEEHYEKCLTVFPHALLAKVHLCHRQFRSNRVKPFDLSKLRGYFDQPILSCLDPAFLQKPEFISNSLIEAEGDELSPNENVKLGAKRTRSGTEQSRLRSCTGGRQMMTYGPYQNLNCDFSGGRLFSLKHVGQPWFTPPFKANEKIELLCQDSGIRGCWFRCTVLQASRKQIKVQYDDVQDEDGSGNLEEWIPAFKLAMPDKLGIRRSGRPTVRPAPDKGQTDLALEVGAVVDAWWSDGWWEGVVTGVEDCGDDVQVFIPGESLRLNINKRDLRISREWLGDQWFNIEAKPDVISAITATSISGTNPCLSSSIGKDVKSDALASSSIEAPASTNCDIAEEENLNGTASASSDGLSKSMDWVNGDNSPSLKESGHDDDFVDTNDSCDNIDNMQGNDGDDKDDNDHDEGRVGMEMLETSGQSCKAVEVMEVTV; encoded by the exons ATGTCTGGAAATGGTAACTGTTTTGTGGAATGGAAAGAGCAATTTGTTTGTCAGGAGCGGGGCAACCGAGTGGTTCACTATTTCTTGAAGGATTCTGCTGGAGAATCCGTCCTTGCAGTGGTGGGCACTGAAAGGAGTGTTAGGCACATGTTTTATGTTGTAGCTGAGGAGTTTCTGCAAGTTCATGGAAAGGAAAGTAACATTCATGCTGGTTTCAAATGGAGGTCGAGAAGGGAGGTTGTGGATTGGCTTACATCTATGCTTTCAAAGCAGCATCTTCATGGAGATCAGTCTG AATCACCTACACGTGATAGATCGCAAGCTTCAGGGTTACCTGAAATGATTAGAGTTACTGGTACACGTAAACAGGGACCAGATTACAcg GGCCACCTTGCAAAGAATTTCAAAGGACACAATTCAGATATTGTTTGGTCAGGCATTGCATGGATGTGTGGTAAGCAGCTCAAGCATTACCCAGCATTCTGCAGGAATGGGATAACAATAGCG ATtcaatcttttgtttttgttatggcAAAGGGAGAAAATCGTTACCTTGCTTATCTGGAAGATATGTATGAAGACAAAAGGGGTCAGAAAAAGGTTAGAGTGAGGTGGTTTCATCATAATCAGGAAGTGAAGGGTGTGATTCCGCTGCGAAATCCTCACCCAAAAGAAGTTTTTATCACACCATATGCACAAGTCATTAGTGCAGAGTGTGTTGATGGTCCAGCCACAATCTTAACCGAAGAACATTATGAAAAATGCTTGACAGTTTTTCCTCATGCTTTGTTAGCTAAAGTACATCTGTGTCATCGGCAGTTCAGAAGTAACAGGGTGAAACCCTTTGATTTGAGTAAATTGCGTGGCTATTTTGATCAACCAATTCTCTCTTGCTTGGATCCTGCTTTCCTCCAAAAGCCGGAGTTTATAAGCAATAGCCTGATTGAAGCAGAAGGTGATGAACTGAGTCCAAATGAAAATGTAAAGCTGGGAGCTAAGAGGACCAGAAGTGGGACAGAACAGTCAAGACTGAGAAGTTGTACTGGGGGCCGGCAGATGATGACGTATGGACCTTATCAAAACTTAAACTGTGATTTTTCAGGTGGAAGATTATTTTCCCTCAAGCATGTGGGTCAGCCTTGGTTTACCCCACCGTTTAAGGCCAATGAAAAGATAGAATTGCTATGCCAAGATAGTGGCATCCGAGGCTGCTGGTTTAGGTGTACAGTCTTGCAGGCATCTAGAAAACAGATAAAAGTCCAATATGATGATGTGCAAGATGAGGATGGATCTGGCAATCTTGAG GAATGGATCCCAGCTTTTAAATTGGCTATGCCCGATAAACTTGGCATCAGGCGTTCAGGACGCCCAACAGTACGGCCAGCCCCTGATAAAGGGCAAACAGACCTAGCTCTTGAAGTTGGAGCTGTGGTTGATGCATGGTGGAGTGATGGCTGGTGGGAAGGAGTTGTGACTGGAGTCGAAGATTGTGGTGATGATGTGCAAGTTTTCATTCCTG GTGAAAGCTTACGCTTAAACATAAACAAAAGGGATCTAAGAATATCCAGAGAATGGTTGGGGGACCAGTGGTTTAATATTGAGGCTAAACCTGATGTAATCTCAGCTATAACTGCGACTTCTATCTCAGGCACTAACCCATGCTTGTCCTCAAGTATTGGCAAAGACGTCAAGTCTGATGCTTTAGCTTCTTCAAGTATTGAAGCTCCTGCTAGCACGAATTGCGATATTGCTGAAGAGGAAAATCTCAATGGAACTGCATCTGCCAGTTCTGATGGCCTTTCCAAGAGTATGGACTGGGTCAATGGTGATAACTCACCATCATTAAAAGAAAGTGGTCATGATGATGATTTTGTTGACACCAACGACAGTTGCGATAACATTGACAATATGCAAGGTAATGATGGTGATGACAAAGATGACAATGACCATGATGAGGGCAGAGTAGGCATGGAGATGCTTGAAACTTCTGGCCAGAGCTGTAAAGCGGTAGAAGTAATGGAAGTGACAGTATAG
- the LOC107434488 gene encoding pectinesterase QRT1, producing the protein MADYYSSAFVFALVGLLGSFQACFSQNTPVSAKNYISWDDFKINFKDLGSNSGNAYDFSHVIVVDKNGGGNFSTVQGAIDMVPEHNTQRVKIYILPGTYRKPNEEFSSFHFLLFYFVSENANVDKNQYGIALGTYNSASVTVESDYFCATRITFENSAVPVRRGQGNQAVALRIAGDKAMFYKARFLGKQDTLLDESGTHFFYKCFIQGRVDFVFGRARSLYKECHLNSIAKRSGAIAAHHRDSPDETGFSFVNCVITGRGRIYLGRAWGTYSRIIYSYCNISDIIIPKGWSDWDEPSRHKTVEFGEYHCQGKGADQRRRVSWSKNFTSGEIRPFLGTKYINEEQWLRM; encoded by the exons ATGGCAGACTACTACTCATCTGCTTTTGTTTTTGCATTAGTGGGTCTTTTGGGTAGTTTTCAAGCTTGTTTCTCCCAAAATACTCCTGTGTCTGCAAAGAACTACATCAGTTGGGATGATTTCAAgataaattttaaggatttgggATCCAATTCAGGAAATGCGTATGACTTTAGCCATGTTATTGTGGTTGACAAAAATGGAGGAGGAAATTTTAGTACAGTTCAAGGTGCTATTGATATGGTTCCAGAACATAACACACAAAGGGTGAAAATCTACATTCTTCCTGGAACATACAG AAAACCAAATGAAGAATTTTCAAGTTTTCATTTCTTACTGTTTTACTTTGTAAGTGAGAATGCAAATGTAG ATAAAAATCAATATGGTATTGCACTGGGAACATATAACTCAGCATCTGTAACCGTAGAGTCAGATTATTTCTGTGCAACTAGAATCACTTTCGAG AATTCTGCAGTTCCAGTTCGCAGAGGACAAGGCAACCAAGCAGTAGCCTTGAGAATTGCAGGTGATAAAGCAATGTTCTATAAAGCAAGGTTTTTGGGGAAGCAAGATACGCTTTTAGATGAAAGTGGAACACACTTTTTCTACAAGTGTTTCATCCAAGGCAGAGTTGATTTTGTATTTGGCAGAGCAAGATCACTTTATAAG GAATGCCATCTGAATTCAATAGCTAAGAGATCAGGAGCAATTGCAGCTCATCACAGGGATTCACCAGATGAAACAGGCTTCTCCTTTGTAAATTGTGTAATTACTGGAAGGGGACGTATCTACTTGGGAAGAGCTTGGGGAACCTATTCAAGAATCATATATTCATACTGTAATATCTCTGATATCATAATTCCTAAAGGATGGAGTGATTGGGATGAACCATCCAGACAcaa GACTGTAGAATTTGGAGAATACCATTGCCAGGGAAAAGGAGCAGATCAAAGACGAAGGGTATCATGGTCGAAGAATTTCACTTCCGGTGAAATTAGACCATTTCTGGGTACAAAATACATAAATGAAGAACAATGGCTAAGAATGTAG
- the LOC107434516 gene encoding uncharacterized protein LOC107434516: MNSVEDLHKVWETKALKKPGEDKAKKLLDRIAKQVQPIMRKHKWRVKLLSEFCHPALLGQNAGRGAHVQLRLRRPNRDSDFLPFDQILDTMLHELCHNVHGPHNASFYNLWDELRKECEELIAKGITGTGYGFDLPGRRLGGFSRQPSISSLRTTALAAAEKRAKLGSLLPSGPKRLGGDSTIMVGLSPIQAAAMAAERRLQDDIWCGSASCEASEDGEGSPDKLPDIRRTEQGAGACDLDPISRKRSHESNSNSSFQTSDSRLKSNFIDLSMDSSESIYMQDPNMRSKGKSRVSENSSSKSNCHPESTFMSLSGPSSSKSTSNCDTHYTIETAQWECEVCTLLNPPLAPLCKLCSTLKPINIGSKHKIWSCKFCTLENSGMLDKCSACDQWRYSHGPPVAFKAPNLGT, encoded by the exons ATGAATTCGGTGGAAGACCTTCACAAGGTGTGGGAAACTAAGGCCCTTAAAAAGCCTGGGGAGGACAAAGCCAAGAAGCTTCTCGATAGAATCGCAAAACAGGTTCAACCCATTATGCGCAAACATAAATGGAGGGTCAAGCTTCTCTCtgaattttg CCATCCGGCTCTTCTGGGACAGAATGCAGGACGCGGTGCTCATGTGCAGCTAAGGCTTCGAAGGCCCAACAGGGATTCGGATTTCTTGCCCTTTGATCAAATTCTTGACACTATGCTTCATGAGCTCTGTCACAATGTTCATGGTCCTCATAATGCCAGCTTCTATAACCTTTGGGATGAACTTAGAAAG GAATGTGAGGAGCTGATAGCCAAGGGAATAACTGGCACTGGATATGGGTTTGATCTTCCTGGGAGGCGTTTGGGTGGCTTTTCCCGTCAACCTTCTATTTCTTCCCTTCGTACAACTGCACTTGCTGCTGCAGAGAAGAGAGCCAAGTTGGGATCTCTACTACCATCTGGACCTAAGCGTCTTGGCGGTGATAGCACAATTATGGTTGGACTTAGTCCAATACAAGCTGCTGCAATGGCTGCAGAAAGGAGGTTACAGGATGATATCTGGTGCGGATCTGCATCCTGTGAAGCTTCTGAGGATGGAGAAGGTAGCCCTGATAAATTGCCGGACATTAGACGTACAGAGCAAGGTGCAGGTGCATGTGACTTGGATCCCATATCTCGAAAAAGAAGTCATGAATCCAATAGTAATTCTTCATTTCAGACTTCAGATAGCCGCTTAAAATCTAACTTTATAGATTTATCCATGGATTCTTCAGAATCTATTTACATGCAAGATCCTAATATGAGATCCAAAGGAAAAAGTCGAGTATCAGAAAATTCATCTTCAAAGTCTAATTGCCACCCAGAATCTACTTTTATGAGTTTATCTGGTCCTTCGTCTTCCAAGTCCACGTCTAATTGTGATACGCATTATACCATAGAAACTGCTCAATGGGAGTGTGAAGTATGCACTTTGTTGAATCCa CCATTAGCTCCATTGTGCAAGCTCTGTAGCACGCTGAAGCCCATAAATATTGGAAGTAAACACAAAATTTGGTCTTGCAAATTCTGTACCTTGGAAAATAGTGGGATGTTGGACAAATGCTCGGCATGTGATCAGTGGAGATACTCACACGGTCCACCAGTGGCCTTCAAAGCACCTAATCTGGGCACTTGA